A single window of Acidobacteriota bacterium DNA harbors:
- a CDS encoding IS1380 family transposase, whose amino-acid sequence MGEKESEPFQFTFNGFLKVAFQGSRVTSDAGLILVRELDERLGLEAIMAEHLSDSRHGLNTQFRLPDLLRQSVYSRLAGYEDLNDAQRLSTDPTFRLIGSPTRWDRSAALTSTLHWFETELLTHEENLVGLMAVNRDLIGQAETFDRSDRTVLDMDSSESPVHGQQEGSAYNGHFETVCYHPLFLFNDLGDCLAAKLRPGNVSSADDWEELLVPEVDRQQSEGQRVAFRADAAFARPAIYEALEARGVGYAIRIPGNKNLELAIEDILFRSPGRPSRKPLVRYKSFQYQADSWTTPRRVVAKVEHHAGELFPRVGFIVTNLPLPNRAVVRFYDKRGTAEQWIKEGKQAAHWTRLSCHRFRANEVRLQLSVLAYNLGNLWRRLLLPRRIESWSLTSLQQRLVKTGGRLVKHARYYWLLLAESHLTRRLFGAMLRRLWALPVPTG is encoded by the coding sequence GTGGGTGAGAAGGAATCCGAGCCCTTTCAGTTCACCTTCAACGGGTTTCTGAAGGTCGCGTTTCAGGGATCGCGCGTTACGTCGGACGCGGGCTTGATCTTGGTCCGCGAACTGGATGAACGCCTCGGCCTGGAGGCGATCATGGCCGAGCACCTGAGCGACTCCCGCCACGGCCTGAACACGCAGTTCCGGCTGCCCGATCTCCTGCGGCAGTCGGTGTACAGCCGCTTGGCGGGCTACGAAGACCTCAACGACGCGCAGCGTCTCTCGACCGATCCGACATTTCGTCTGATCGGGTCGCCGACGCGGTGGGACCGGAGCGCGGCCCTGACCTCCACGCTGCATTGGTTCGAGACCGAGCTGCTGACCCATGAGGAGAACCTCGTCGGGTTGATGGCCGTGAACCGCGACCTAATCGGACAGGCTGAGACGTTCGACCGATCCGACCGTACGGTGCTCGACATGGATTCCAGCGAGAGCCCGGTGCATGGGCAGCAGGAAGGCAGTGCCTACAACGGCCACTTCGAGACGGTCTGTTATCACCCGCTATTCCTGTTCAACGATCTCGGCGACTGTCTGGCGGCGAAGCTGCGGCCGGGGAACGTCTCAAGCGCGGACGACTGGGAGGAGTTGCTCGTGCCCGAGGTCGACCGCCAGCAGTCCGAGGGGCAGCGCGTCGCGTTCCGGGCTGACGCCGCCTTCGCGCGGCCGGCGATCTACGAGGCGCTGGAGGCGCGCGGCGTGGGCTACGCCATCCGCATCCCGGGCAACAAGAATCTGGAGCTGGCGATCGAAGACATCCTGTTTCGGTCGCCGGGTCGGCCCAGCCGGAAGCCGTTGGTCCGCTACAAAAGCTTCCAGTATCAGGCGGACAGCTGGACCACGCCCCGGCGGGTCGTGGCGAAAGTCGAGCATCACGCGGGCGAGCTGTTCCCGCGCGTCGGTTTCATCGTGACAAATCTCCCGCTCCCCAATCGCGCCGTGGTGCGGTTCTACGACAAGCGTGGCACGGCCGAGCAATGGATCAAGGAGGGGAAGCAAGCGGCGCACTGGACGCGCCTGTCATGTCATCGGTTCCGGGCGAATGAGGTCAGGTTGCAGCTGAGCGTGCTGGCCTACAACTTGGGGAATCTGTGGCGCCGACTCTTGCTACCGAGACGGATCGAGAGCTGGTCGCTCACCAGTCTCCAGCAGCGCCTCGTCAAGACGGGTGGACGGCTGGTCAAACACGCAAGGTATTACTGGCTCCTGCTGGCCGAGAGCCACCTGACGCGGCGCCTGTTCGGCGCGATGCTCCGGCGGCTCTGGGCGCTCCCGGTGCCGACCGGCTGA